In the Arthrobacter zhaoxinii genome, one interval contains:
- a CDS encoding anti-sigma factor produces MQHLPPEELALCALGEAGSDETAHLAGCAECSAEVTALQRVVTAGRSPAAAEALPRPPSSVWDGIHARLGLSDAVRSDPFDEAPSDISGAGTAPTAAEARATAPETSRTGSSPVPLEAARKRRERRRLPQILGAAAAAVVLAAAGTWGVARILSDRTEVIAAVDLAPLPEYSETGRAEVDERADGGRELVVTASGSDAQGFREVWLIAPDVERMVSLGTMEGTEGRFTIPANLDLDEYPIVDISDEPFDGNPTHSGDSILRGVLDL; encoded by the coding sequence ATGCAGCATCTGCCACCTGAGGAGCTGGCCCTGTGCGCCCTTGGCGAGGCCGGATCCGACGAGACGGCCCACCTTGCCGGCTGTGCCGAATGCTCCGCGGAAGTCACGGCCCTGCAGCGCGTCGTCACAGCCGGGAGGAGCCCGGCCGCGGCGGAGGCACTACCCCGGCCGCCGTCGTCCGTCTGGGACGGCATCCATGCCCGGCTCGGACTCAGCGACGCCGTCCGCTCCGACCCGTTCGACGAGGCTCCGTCCGACATTTCCGGCGCCGGCACGGCGCCGACAGCCGCCGAGGCGCGGGCGACCGCCCCGGAAACGTCCCGGACGGGGTCGTCACCGGTGCCTTTGGAGGCTGCCCGGAAGCGGCGCGAACGGCGGCGGCTCCCGCAGATCCTGGGTGCCGCGGCAGCGGCCGTGGTGCTGGCTGCGGCCGGTACCTGGGGCGTCGCACGGATTCTGTCGGACCGGACCGAGGTTATTGCCGCAGTGGACCTGGCTCCCCTGCCTGAGTACTCGGAAACGGGCCGCGCCGAGGTGGATGAGCGTGCCGACGGCGGACGCGAGCTGGTGGTCACGGCAAGCGGTTCCGATGCGCAGGGCTTCAGGGAAGTCTGGCTGATAGCCCCGGATGTGGAACGGATGGTCAGCCTCGGGACGATGGAGGGCACGGAAGGCCGGTTCACCATTCCGGCTAACCTTGACCTCGATGAGTACCCGATTGTTGATATCTCCGACGAGCCCTTTGACGGGAACCCCACGCATTCCGGGGACTCGATCCTGCGCGGCGTCCTCGATCTCTGA
- a CDS encoding M50 family metallopeptidase has product MAEPLDIAGEWWNRVLSGFDRVPAVDPDPLALLLIAGAAALLSIPRGTWRWFGLFVTFVHELGHAFAALTTGQVVKGIRLRFDHSGDMRSLGRGGFPAAWAGFWGYPVPAVVGAVLVLAGLSGWSGAALSLSALVLLSALLFIRNGQGLLIAFGCAGVSVLLVWFAAPPVAGYVAMGTGIALLVGAVRDWFNVLSVHTHRRRNLESSDAYILSRRTGVPAALWLAGFALVIAASLATAVFAALGG; this is encoded by the coding sequence GTGGCTGAACCGTTGGACATCGCCGGCGAGTGGTGGAACCGGGTCCTGTCCGGCTTCGACCGGGTACCGGCGGTGGATCCGGATCCCCTGGCACTGCTGCTGATTGCCGGTGCAGCGGCCCTGCTCAGCATCCCCCGGGGGACGTGGCGGTGGTTCGGACTGTTCGTCACGTTCGTCCACGAGCTCGGCCATGCCTTCGCCGCGCTGACAACCGGGCAGGTCGTGAAAGGCATCCGCCTGCGCTTTGACCATTCCGGCGATATGCGCTCCCTGGGCCGGGGAGGTTTCCCCGCAGCCTGGGCCGGGTTCTGGGGCTACCCTGTCCCGGCGGTGGTGGGCGCCGTCCTGGTGCTGGCCGGACTTAGTGGCTGGTCCGGCGCTGCCCTGTCCCTCAGCGCCCTGGTGCTGCTCTCCGCGCTGCTGTTCATCCGGAACGGCCAGGGGTTGCTGATTGCCTTCGGCTGCGCGGGAGTCTCGGTGCTGCTGGTCTGGTTCGCGGCCCCTCCCGTCGCCGGGTACGTGGCCATGGGTACGGGTATTGCGCTGCTCGTAGGGGCCGTCCGCGACTGGTTCAACGTGCTGAGCGTACACACACACCGGCGCCGGAACCTGGAAAGCTCCGACGCCTATATCCTCTCCCGGCGTACCGGGGTTCCTGCTGCGCTGTGGCTGGCGGGGTTCGCCCTCGTGATCGCCGCTTCACTGGCGACGGCGGTGTTCGCCGCTCTGGGCGGGTAG
- a CDS encoding DUF3224 domain-containing protein, which produces MTDLTEEVIVADFDVSEWEPTPYQVEGTNSELSTVRAVKIYEGDITGTSVADLIMAGNSVGAGYVGSEVFAGTIAGRSGTMVIQHWGLAEGTATASSGHIIPGSGTDDLAGISGKAIYTQEEDGQHRLELRVTFPAVQG; this is translated from the coding sequence ATGACCGACCTAACTGAAGAAGTGATTGTGGCGGATTTCGACGTTTCGGAGTGGGAACCCACTCCGTACCAGGTGGAAGGAACCAACAGCGAACTGTCCACGGTTCGGGCAGTGAAGATCTACGAAGGCGACATCACCGGGACTTCCGTCGCTGACCTGATTATGGCCGGAAACTCCGTGGGTGCCGGCTATGTCGGATCCGAGGTTTTCGCCGGGACCATAGCGGGCCGCTCCGGAACCATGGTGATCCAGCACTGGGGGTTGGCCGAAGGAACGGCGACGGCCAGCTCCGGACACATTATTCCGGGCTCCGGCACGGACGATCTTGCCGGCATCTCCGGCAAGGCCATCTACACGCAGGAAGAGGACGGCCAGCACCGGCTTGAACTGCGGGTTACCTTCCCCGCCGTCCAGGGATAG
- a CDS encoding glycosyltransferase family 87 protein encodes MSRKSAFQLHRLLRPAALWTVFAVVHLGFLAALATRILGGDVLSDVGFYRLWAFSGIQEGYWVGIDGGWVYPIAALVPMVLAAVFGYGAYQFTWFLLFTALNAAGVAVLARRAGTQGIAAAYWWLAITALLGPVAVGRVDGLTAPLVIMGLLFLATRPVLASALLSLATWIKVWPAAVILAVLVAWKKRLTLLATGAAVSALIAVAVALSGGLPHLLSFVGEQGARGMQMEAPFTTPGLWQAILGSSDAYIFEDKVINTREVRGALGEPVAALMTPLLALAALAVVGLLIWALRRGADSRALLISGSLALVSAFIVFNKVGSPQFMLWLGAVVAVGLAWEGRDWKVPGILMAAIAALTTLVYPMFYAALYNDLNIAVALLLTARNILLLVLFGWSLARVIRLTRAGGDRLSASAVRPEQAP; translated from the coding sequence ATGTCCCGGAAATCGGCCTTCCAGCTTCATCGGTTACTCCGCCCCGCCGCCCTCTGGACGGTATTTGCCGTCGTCCATTTGGGTTTCCTTGCCGCCCTCGCGACCCGTATTCTCGGCGGCGATGTCCTCAGTGACGTCGGCTTCTACCGGCTGTGGGCGTTCTCCGGAATCCAGGAAGGCTACTGGGTCGGGATTGACGGCGGCTGGGTCTATCCCATTGCCGCGCTCGTACCGATGGTCCTGGCAGCTGTCTTCGGCTACGGCGCCTACCAGTTCACGTGGTTCCTGCTCTTTACCGCCCTGAACGCGGCCGGCGTCGCGGTCCTTGCCCGGCGCGCCGGAACCCAGGGCATCGCAGCCGCCTACTGGTGGCTGGCCATCACGGCGCTGCTCGGGCCGGTTGCGGTGGGCCGAGTGGACGGACTCACGGCACCGCTGGTGATCATGGGCCTGCTGTTCCTGGCCACCCGTCCCGTGCTGGCATCGGCACTGCTTTCGCTGGCAACCTGGATCAAGGTCTGGCCGGCCGCCGTCATCCTCGCGGTGCTCGTGGCGTGGAAGAAGCGCCTGACCCTGCTGGCCACCGGCGCGGCGGTATCGGCGCTCATTGCCGTCGCCGTGGCACTCTCGGGCGGCCTTCCCCACCTGCTGAGCTTCGTCGGCGAACAGGGTGCCCGGGGCATGCAGATGGAAGCGCCCTTTACGACGCCGGGACTCTGGCAGGCGATCCTCGGATCCTCAGACGCGTACATCTTCGAAGACAAGGTCATCAACACCCGCGAGGTCCGCGGTGCCCTCGGCGAGCCCGTGGCCGCGCTGATGACGCCGCTGCTGGCACTGGCCGCCCTCGCCGTCGTCGGGCTGCTGATCTGGGCGCTGCGCCGCGGCGCCGATTCCCGTGCCCTGCTGATCTCCGGCTCGCTGGCACTGGTGAGCGCGTTCATTGTGTTCAACAAGGTGGGATCGCCGCAGTTCATGCTCTGGCTGGGCGCCGTGGTCGCCGTCGGCCTCGCCTGGGAGGGAAGGGACTGGAAGGTGCCCGGGATCCTCATGGCGGCGATTGCCGCGCTGACCACCCTCGTCTATCCGATGTTCTACGCCGCCCTGTACAACGACCTGAACATTGCCGTGGCGCTGCTCCTGACCGCCCGCAATATCCTCCTGCTGGTGCTTTTCGGCTGGTCGCTGGCCCGGGTCATTCGCCTGACCCGGGCCGGCGGCGACAGGCTTAGTGCGTCCGCAGTTCGCCCGGAGCAGGCTCCGTAA
- the mptB gene encoding polyprenol phosphomannose-dependent alpha 1,6 mannosyltransferase MptB: protein MTAQVPATEPSSPGSEIAKADRPNIAIVQGFIGSLLMLAGSFGVGWLSLASVNLRSNPLIIWMRFDQPIGAVAAVLMLATGGMLLVRSWLRLGQRMKGSWGPESRPVVLRAVIAWSAPMCFTLPLFSRDVFAYIAQGLVMVSGLNPYKDGYSQISNYLQLGADDLWAQSPTPYGPVFLWIEELVVRITGGQPEFSILLFRLIALVGVALCVYYVPKLAELHGINPNRALWLTAANPLFLVNFIAAVHNDALMIGLALAGLYLAATNRALAGILLVTLSIGIKPITIIFLPFIGLLWAGKNASWRRKFTYWFMTAGLSLGLLWIMGLINGFGFGWVGALSTPGSVWIWYAPVGFAGMLVATLGNALGLPGWTLADIVHMIGRLASVAIVLWQMFVGQHSRMIRRLALAFAAIVMLAPMIQSWYVVWLIPLFAVTGLRDDWQAKTLYLFVSFFMVYAISDQLDIWPYFEFSLSAARQIAAVIALGFALYLIFLDPKTKVLFRKKLTEPAPGELRTH, encoded by the coding sequence ATGACCGCCCAGGTCCCCGCGACCGAGCCTTCGTCTCCGGGCTCGGAGATAGCGAAAGCCGACCGCCCCAACATCGCGATTGTGCAGGGGTTCATAGGTTCCCTCCTGATGCTCGCGGGATCCTTCGGCGTCGGCTGGCTGTCGCTTGCTTCCGTCAATCTGCGGAGCAACCCGCTGATCATCTGGATGCGTTTTGATCAGCCCATCGGCGCCGTTGCCGCAGTCCTGATGCTGGCCACGGGCGGGATGCTCCTGGTGCGGTCCTGGCTTCGCCTGGGCCAGCGGATGAAGGGTAGCTGGGGCCCGGAATCCCGGCCCGTGGTCCTGCGTGCCGTGATCGCCTGGTCGGCGCCCATGTGCTTCACCCTGCCGTTGTTCAGCCGCGATGTCTTCGCCTACATCGCCCAGGGCCTGGTCATGGTCAGCGGGCTGAACCCGTACAAGGACGGCTACTCCCAGATCTCCAACTACCTGCAGCTCGGCGCGGACGATCTCTGGGCACAGAGCCCCACGCCGTACGGTCCCGTCTTCCTCTGGATCGAAGAGCTGGTGGTACGGATTACCGGAGGGCAGCCCGAGTTCTCGATCCTGCTGTTCCGCCTGATTGCACTGGTCGGTGTTGCCCTGTGCGTTTACTACGTGCCGAAGCTGGCCGAACTGCACGGCATCAACCCCAACCGGGCCCTGTGGCTGACGGCAGCGAACCCGCTGTTCCTGGTCAATTTCATTGCCGCCGTCCACAACGATGCCCTGATGATCGGCCTGGCCCTGGCCGGGCTGTACCTGGCGGCAACCAACCGTGCCCTGGCCGGCATCCTGCTGGTGACCCTGTCCATCGGCATCAAGCCGATCACCATCATTTTCCTTCCGTTCATCGGCCTGCTCTGGGCCGGAAAGAACGCCTCGTGGCGGCGGAAGTTCACCTACTGGTTCATGACGGCGGGCCTTTCGCTGGGGCTGCTGTGGATCATGGGCCTCATCAACGGGTTCGGCTTCGGCTGGGTGGGGGCCCTGAGCACCCCCGGCAGTGTCTGGATCTGGTACGCACCGGTGGGCTTCGCCGGCATGCTGGTGGCAACCCTGGGCAATGCCCTCGGGCTGCCGGGATGGACCCTGGCCGACATCGTCCACATGATTGGACGCCTTGCCTCCGTGGCCATTGTGCTGTGGCAGATGTTCGTGGGGCAGCACAGCCGCATGATCCGGCGGCTGGCACTGGCCTTCGCCGCCATCGTGATGCTGGCGCCGATGATCCAGTCCTGGTACGTCGTCTGGCTCATCCCGCTGTTCGCGGTGACCGGCCTGCGGGATGACTGGCAGGCGAAGACGCTGTACCTGTTCGTCTCGTTCTTTATGGTCTACGCCATCAGCGACCAGCTGGATATCTGGCCCTACTTCGAGTTCAGCCTCAGCGCGGCCCGCCAGATCGCTGCGGTCATCGCGCTGGGCTTCGCCCTCTACCTGATTTTCCTGGACCCCAAGACCAAGGTCCTGTTCCGCAAGAAGCTTACGGAGCCTGCTCCGGGCGAACTGCGGACGCACTAA
- the orn gene encoding oligoribonuclease — protein MTGLDIKNDALIEVAVLVTDSELNILGDGVDVVIKPDDASLAQMGDFVRQMHTTSKLLDELPNGITMAEAEAAVVEYITKWVPEPKKAQLAGNSVGTDKMFLARDMPEVIDYLHYRIIDVSTIKELARRWYPRAYFQAPAKSGGHRALGDIRDSINELRYYREAVFVPAPGPDSATAKKIAAGISS, from the coding sequence ATGACCGGCCTGGACATCAAAAACGACGCCCTGATCGAAGTGGCCGTCCTCGTCACGGACTCCGAGCTGAACATCCTCGGTGACGGCGTGGACGTGGTCATCAAGCCGGATGATGCCTCGCTGGCCCAGATGGGTGACTTTGTGCGCCAGATGCACACCACCTCCAAGCTCCTGGACGAGCTGCCCAACGGCATCACCATGGCCGAGGCCGAGGCTGCCGTCGTCGAATACATCACCAAGTGGGTGCCCGAGCCGAAGAAGGCGCAGCTCGCGGGCAACTCCGTGGGGACGGACAAGATGTTCCTGGCCCGGGACATGCCGGAGGTCATCGACTACCTGCACTACCGGATCATCGATGTGTCGACCATCAAGGAGCTGGCCCGCCGCTGGTATCCCCGGGCCTATTTCCAGGCGCCGGCCAAGAGTGGCGGCCACCGCGCCCTGGGCGATATCCGCGACTCCATCAACGAGCTGCGCTATTACCGCGAGGCTGTTTTCGTTCCCGCTCCGGGGCCGGATTCCGCCACTGCCAAGAAGATTGCCGCCGGGATTTCGAGTTAG
- a CDS encoding acyl-CoA dehydrogenase family protein codes for MERRLFEEDHELFREVVREFDSREVAAGYPEWDAAHMMPRRLWKAAGEQGLLGLAVPEEFGGAGMPDYRFRAVMDEEFARANHLAVGLAFHLHDDMVLPHLLAYGSDELKAHWLPGMVSGDLVTSVAWTEPGAGSDLRGIRTKAVRTDDGDWRLSGQKTFIGNGISGDASLVLARTDGSTGRGQRDSFSMFMVAKTEGYSTGRQLDKMGLKASDTAELFFDDVRVPAANLVGDVGRGLEYAEGQLPQGRLAIAVASSAVARQIYEATVEYTKNRNAFGDRIADFQNSRFALADILTEVEVTEAYVDSAILAFNEGRLDAVSAAKAKLWASERAKSITDRCLQLHGGYGYILEYPVAQAFLAARLLTIFGGTSEIMREVIGRGIVR; via the coding sequence TTGGAGCGCAGACTGTTCGAAGAGGACCATGAGCTGTTCCGGGAAGTCGTCCGGGAATTCGATTCCCGCGAAGTCGCCGCCGGGTACCCGGAGTGGGACGCGGCGCACATGATGCCCCGCCGGCTATGGAAGGCTGCCGGCGAGCAGGGCCTGCTGGGCCTGGCGGTCCCCGAGGAGTTCGGCGGCGCCGGCATGCCGGATTACCGCTTCCGCGCCGTGATGGACGAGGAATTCGCCCGCGCCAACCACCTCGCCGTCGGCCTGGCCTTCCACCTGCATGACGACATGGTCCTCCCCCACCTGCTGGCCTACGGCTCCGACGAGCTCAAGGCACACTGGCTGCCGGGCATGGTGTCCGGAGATCTGGTGACCTCGGTGGCCTGGACCGAGCCCGGCGCGGGCAGCGACCTGCGCGGCATCCGCACCAAGGCGGTCCGCACCGACGACGGCGACTGGCGCCTCAGCGGCCAGAAGACCTTCATCGGCAACGGCATCAGCGGCGACGCGTCCCTGGTCCTTGCGCGCACCGACGGCAGCACCGGCCGCGGGCAGCGGGATTCCTTCAGCATGTTCATGGTGGCGAAAACCGAGGGCTACAGCACGGGACGCCAGCTGGACAAGATGGGCCTGAAGGCCTCCGACACCGCTGAACTGTTCTTCGACGACGTGCGCGTCCCGGCAGCCAACCTCGTGGGCGACGTCGGCCGCGGTCTGGAGTACGCCGAGGGCCAGCTCCCCCAGGGCCGGCTGGCCATCGCCGTCGCCTCCTCCGCCGTCGCCCGGCAGATCTACGAAGCCACGGTGGAATACACCAAAAACCGCAACGCCTTCGGGGACCGGATCGCCGACTTCCAGAACAGCCGGTTTGCCCTGGCGGACATCCTCACCGAGGTTGAAGTCACCGAAGCCTATGTCGATTCCGCCATCCTTGCCTTCAATGAAGGCAGGCTCGACGCCGTCTCCGCCGCCAAGGCCAAGCTCTGGGCCAGCGAACGCGCCAAGTCCATCACCGACCGCTGCCTGCAGCTGCACGGAGGCTACGGCTACATCCTGGAATACCCGGTTGCCCAGGCCTTCCTGGCCGCCCGCCTGCTGACCATCTTCGGCGGCACCAGCGAAATCATGCGGGAAGTCATCGGGCGCGGCATCGTCCGCTGA
- the def gene encoding peptide deformylase has translation MTVRPIVIHGEPVLHRRAAEVEEFNDELRTLVADMFETMDVANGVGLAAPQIGVGLRLFTFAFENDDDAPDRGVVINPTLITSKIPGSAPDPDETSEGCLSVPGENFPVNRAEWVKISGFDEFGAPVQFEATDWFARVLQHEYDHLDGKLYVDRLTDRWGRKARKVLKAQGWTVPGHSWMPGVDPDPFGH, from the coding sequence ATGACCGTTCGTCCCATCGTCATCCACGGAGAGCCCGTACTGCACCGCAGGGCGGCCGAGGTGGAAGAGTTCAATGACGAACTGCGCACCCTGGTTGCCGACATGTTCGAAACCATGGACGTCGCCAACGGCGTGGGCCTGGCAGCGCCGCAGATCGGCGTCGGCCTGCGCCTGTTTACGTTCGCGTTTGAGAACGACGACGATGCCCCCGACCGCGGCGTCGTCATCAACCCGACCCTGATCACGTCCAAGATTCCGGGGTCCGCCCCCGATCCGGACGAGACCTCCGAAGGCTGCCTCTCCGTGCCCGGCGAGAACTTCCCGGTGAACCGGGCGGAATGGGTGAAGATCAGCGGCTTCGACGAATTCGGTGCGCCCGTACAGTTTGAGGCGACCGACTGGTTTGCCCGTGTCCTGCAGCACGAGTATGACCACCTCGACGGCAAGCTCTACGTGGACCGGCTCACCGACCGGTGGGGCCGGAAGGCCCGGAAGGTGCTGAAGGCGCAGGGCTGGACCGTTCCGGGGCATTCCTGGATGCCGGGCGTGGATCCGGATCCCTTCGGCCACTGA
- a CDS encoding glyceraldehyde-3-phosphate dehydrogenase: MDREALAEAMIPLIGRLYRENSVVTSVYGRPLVNKSVIDILKAHRFARQIDETELPVSETYPLLLALSGLELGAASVDLARLSNKYKEQGGGDLTEFLRIELADVAGKRGADERTSTDVVLYGFGRIGRLLARILVEKAGGGQGLRLRAIVVRKGSENDLVKRASLLRRDSVHGAFNGTITVDEENNTILANGTLIQVIYSNDPATVDYTSYGISNAVVVDNTGRWRDEAGLSQHLAAKGVSRVLLTAPGKGSLKNIVHGINHGSITDEDRIITAASCTTNAITPVLKVLNDKYGIENGHVETVHSFTNDQNLIDNFHNGDRRGRSAALNMVITETGAAKAVAKALPELEGKLSGNAIRVPTPDVSMAILNLNLENPTTRDEVNTFLRETSLNSPLHKQIDYIASPEVVSSDFVGSKRAGIVDGLATISNGKNLVLYVWYDNEFGYSCQVVRVLEEMAHVNPPAFPKAQSLAAIAG, translated from the coding sequence ATGGACCGGGAGGCCCTCGCCGAGGCCATGATTCCGCTGATCGGGCGGCTCTACCGGGAAAACAGCGTAGTGACCTCGGTGTACGGGCGTCCGCTCGTCAATAAGTCCGTCATCGACATTCTGAAAGCCCACCGGTTCGCCCGCCAGATCGACGAAACCGAACTGCCGGTCTCGGAGACCTATCCGCTCCTCCTGGCACTGAGTGGACTGGAACTGGGTGCAGCCTCCGTCGACCTGGCCCGGCTGAGCAACAAGTACAAGGAGCAGGGCGGCGGGGACCTCACCGAGTTCCTGCGCATCGAACTGGCCGACGTCGCCGGTAAGCGGGGGGCAGACGAGCGGACCAGCACCGACGTCGTGCTCTATGGCTTTGGCCGCATCGGCCGGCTGCTCGCCCGGATCCTCGTGGAGAAGGCCGGCGGCGGCCAGGGCCTGCGGCTGCGCGCCATCGTGGTGCGGAAGGGATCCGAAAACGATCTCGTGAAGCGTGCGAGCCTGCTGCGCCGGGATTCGGTGCACGGCGCCTTCAACGGCACCATCACGGTGGACGAGGAAAACAACACCATCCTCGCCAACGGCACCCTGATCCAGGTCATCTACTCCAACGATCCCGCCACCGTGGACTACACCTCCTACGGCATCAGCAACGCAGTGGTGGTGGACAACACCGGCCGCTGGCGCGATGAGGCAGGCCTGTCCCAGCACCTGGCCGCCAAGGGCGTGTCCCGGGTGCTGCTGACCGCCCCGGGCAAGGGCAGCCTGAAGAACATCGTGCACGGGATCAACCACGGGTCCATCACCGATGAGGACCGCATCATCACGGCCGCTTCCTGCACCACCAACGCCATTACCCCGGTGCTCAAGGTGCTCAACGACAAGTACGGCATTGAAAACGGGCACGTGGAAACGGTGCATTCCTTCACCAATGACCAGAACCTGATCGACAACTTCCACAACGGCGACCGGCGCGGTCGGTCGGCGGCGCTGAACATGGTCATCACGGAAACCGGTGCCGCGAAGGCCGTGGCGAAGGCACTGCCGGAACTGGAGGGCAAGCTTAGCGGCAATGCCATCCGGGTTCCCACCCCGGACGTGTCCATGGCCATCCTGAACCTGAACCTGGAGAACCCCACCACCCGGGATGAGGTCAACACGTTCCTGCGCGAAACCTCGCTGAACTCGCCGCTGCACAAGCAGATCGACTACATTGCCTCGCCCGAGGTGGTCTCCAGCGACTTCGTGGGCTCCAAGCGGGCCGGAATCGTGGACGGCCTGGCGACCATTTCCAACGGGAAGAACCTCGTGCTGTACGTCTGGTACGACAACGAATTCGGCTACAGCTGCCAGGTGGTCCGGGTGCTGGAGGAAATGGCACACGTCAACCCGCCGGCCTTCCCCAAGGCACAGTCGCTGGCAGCCATCGCCGGCTAA
- a CDS encoding MFS transporter, with amino-acid sequence MSQTEATKKPLVLRNTNFGRLWLSSTAGIFGSAVTSVALPVIAVTELDASNATVAVLSGMTFLPWLLFALPIGVLVDRHRRRPLIVISLTVRTLLLASLPVAWWLGVLSIAQLFLVSFGAGLAAVFFTLAEQALVPLAVNREELVEGNGLMTGSGALGDAGGRAAGGWVTDAWGASNALLLQVSASVVSLMAILRLDISESRPDRPKDRKVVRDMAEGLRYTFSTVPLRMLLITGALWNLGGNIVVSLLVLLVIRSLGETPVMLGLLTAATAVGGTVGGLSAKAITGRFGSGRVWRYSMFPVVAGYASLLFISPGRGMTAGFIGLFIAGFSISLNIVVSTTFRQRVCPPELLGRLGSAQRMVTWGMLAVAAFAAGLLVELVDIRGGILTGILIAALAPLSAAFGPLRRVRDLADLEPAKAAGTAGNAAGTGRPASTV; translated from the coding sequence ATGTCCCAAACCGAGGCGACAAAAAAGCCATTGGTTCTGCGCAACACCAATTTCGGCCGGTTATGGCTCTCTTCAACCGCCGGAATCTTCGGCTCTGCCGTCACCAGCGTCGCCCTGCCCGTCATAGCGGTAACCGAGCTGGATGCTTCAAACGCGACGGTTGCCGTCCTTTCCGGGATGACCTTCCTCCCGTGGCTTTTGTTCGCCCTGCCGATCGGCGTGTTGGTGGACCGGCACCGGCGCCGTCCGCTGATTGTCATCTCCCTCACCGTCCGGACCCTGCTGCTGGCCAGCCTGCCCGTGGCATGGTGGCTCGGTGTCCTGAGCATCGCGCAGCTGTTCCTGGTGTCTTTCGGAGCCGGATTGGCGGCCGTGTTTTTCACCCTCGCGGAGCAGGCGCTGGTGCCCCTGGCAGTGAACCGCGAGGAACTGGTGGAAGGCAACGGACTGATGACGGGCTCCGGCGCCCTCGGCGACGCCGGCGGCCGGGCCGCCGGCGGGTGGGTCACTGATGCCTGGGGAGCCTCCAACGCGCTGCTGCTGCAGGTCTCGGCGTCCGTTGTCTCCCTCATGGCGATCCTCCGGCTGGACATCAGCGAATCCCGGCCGGACCGGCCGAAGGACCGGAAGGTTGTCCGGGACATGGCGGAGGGCCTGCGGTACACCTTCAGCACCGTGCCGCTGCGCATGCTGCTGATCACCGGGGCGCTCTGGAACCTCGGCGGCAACATTGTGGTGTCCCTGCTGGTGCTCCTGGTGATCCGCTCCCTCGGGGAGACTCCCGTCATGCTGGGCCTGCTCACGGCTGCCACCGCAGTGGGCGGCACCGTCGGCGGGTTGTCCGCCAAGGCCATCACCGGGCGGTTCGGCTCCGGACGGGTGTGGCGGTATTCAATGTTCCCGGTGGTCGCCGGATACGCGAGCCTGCTGTTCATCTCGCCGGGCCGGGGAATGACCGCCGGATTCATCGGCCTCTTCATTGCCGGCTTCTCGATTTCCCTGAACATCGTGGTCTCTACGACTTTCCGCCAGCGGGTCTGCCCGCCGGAACTGCTCGGCCGGCTCGGCTCGGCCCAGCGGATGGTGACCTGGGGGATGCTCGCGGTGGCGGCTTTTGCCGCCGGTCTGCTGGTTGAACTGGTGGATATCCGCGGCGGGATCCTCACCGGAATCCTGATCGCCGCCCTGGCACCGCTGAGTGCTGCTTTCGGTCCGCTCCGCCGGGTCCGGGACCTCGCCGACCTGGAGCCGGCCAAAGCCGCCGGCACCGCTGGAAACGCCGCCGGGACCGGACGGCCTGCTTCCACCGTGTGA
- a CDS encoding YaaA family protein, whose translation MLILLPPSEGKTAAPSGPVLDPSRLHFPMLAEPRALVLKALAEASSSGDALSVLGVGATLAAEVHRNTVLDSQPCAPAHRVYSGVLYDALGYASLPAQAQGRADDAVLVMSALWGALGFADPIPAYRLSMSVWLPETGRLASFWKQHLTGPLNEYAGDSLVVDCRSSTYAAAWTPDPQHTAAVNVFTVRDGKRKVVSHFAKHTRGELARHLLLRGGAEPATPQELLAAAQEKWEAELVAPAGRKPYQLNLLLAG comes from the coding sequence GTGCTGATTCTCCTCCCGCCCTCCGAAGGTAAAACCGCTGCTCCGTCCGGGCCCGTGCTGGACCCGTCCCGGCTGCATTTTCCGATGCTTGCCGAACCTCGGGCCCTGGTGCTCAAGGCCCTTGCCGAAGCCAGCAGCTCCGGTGATGCGCTGTCGGTCCTGGGTGTGGGGGCAACCCTGGCGGCTGAAGTGCACCGCAACACGGTGCTGGACTCGCAGCCCTGCGCACCCGCCCACCGGGTGTACTCCGGTGTGCTCTATGACGCGCTGGGCTACGCGTCGCTTCCGGCACAGGCGCAGGGAAGGGCCGACGACGCAGTGCTGGTGATGTCCGCCCTGTGGGGCGCCCTGGGCTTTGCCGATCCCATCCCGGCGTACCGGCTCTCAATGTCGGTGTGGCTGCCGGAAACCGGACGCCTTGCCTCCTTCTGGAAGCAGCACCTGACTGGTCCGCTGAATGAGTATGCGGGCGATTCGCTGGTGGTGGACTGCCGTTCCAGCACCTATGCGGCAGCGTGGACGCCGGACCCGCAGCACACGGCTGCGGTGAATGTGTTTACTGTCCGGGACGGCAAACGGAAAGTGGTTTCGCACTTCGCCAAGCACACCCGGGGCGAGCTGGCCCGCCATCTGCTCCTGCGCGGCGGCGCGGAGCCCGCAACACCGCAGGAACTGCTGGCCGCTGCGCAGGAGAAGTGGGAGGCCGAGCTGGTGGCTCCGGCAGGCCGGAAGCCGTACCAGCTCAACCTTCTCCTGGCCGGGTAA